The Acidimicrobiales bacterium genome has a window encoding:
- a CDS encoding NAD(P)-dependent alcohol dehydrogenase has product MTHARAAVLRTPGGPLALEEIEIEDPRPDEVLVRLVSVGICRTDTHALREVAPPAVLGHEGAGVVERTGANVTKVHVGQPVALTFHSCGTCPRCLRGQVAYCDRFLPLNFSGRRPDGSSALSANGEAIAGHFLGQSSFATHALAHERSVVPLPDDVDLRPIGPFGCGFQTGAGAVLNALRPRARSSLAVFGAGAVGLAAVAAAALVGADPIVAVDVVPERLERARTLGATEVVDARREDAARALADLAPGGLDFSLETTGAASVLAVAVGALSTRGVCGVIGAGGSPEMVLDWRTVLNGRTVTGIIAGDSVPDLFLPELVALYRAGRFPVDSLIEYFPFEDINAALEASEAGRVVKPVLTF; this is encoded by the coding sequence GTGACGCACGCCCGCGCCGCCGTGCTGCGGACCCCGGGAGGCCCGCTCGCCCTCGAGGAGATCGAGATCGAGGACCCTCGGCCCGACGAGGTCCTCGTCCGGCTCGTGAGCGTCGGCATCTGCCGCACGGACACCCACGCCCTGCGCGAGGTGGCGCCGCCGGCCGTCCTCGGGCACGAGGGCGCCGGCGTCGTCGAGCGGACCGGTGCGAACGTCACCAAGGTCCACGTCGGCCAGCCGGTGGCGCTCACCTTCCACTCCTGCGGGACCTGCCCCCGCTGTCTGCGCGGCCAGGTCGCCTACTGCGACCGCTTCCTCCCCCTCAACTTCTCCGGCCGTCGACCGGACGGCTCGAGCGCGCTCTCGGCGAACGGCGAGGCGATCGCCGGCCACTTCCTCGGCCAGTCGAGCTTCGCGACCCACGCGCTCGCGCACGAGCGCAGCGTGGTGCCGCTCCCCGACGACGTGGACCTGCGCCCGATCGGGCCGTTCGGCTGCGGCTTCCAGACCGGCGCGGGCGCCGTGCTCAACGCCCTGCGCCCCCGGGCGCGCTCGAGCCTCGCCGTCTTCGGCGCCGGCGCCGTCGGACTGGCCGCGGTCGCGGCGGCGGCCCTCGTCGGGGCCGACCCGATCGTGGCCGTCGACGTCGTGCCCGAGCGCCTCGAACGGGCGCGGACCCTCGGCGCGACCGAGGTCGTCGACGCTCGACGCGAGGACGCGGCCCGCGCGCTCGCCGACCTCGCGCCCGGCGGCCTCGACTTCAGCCTCGAGACCACGGGTGCCGCCTCGGTGCTCGCCGTGGCCGTCGGCGCCCTCTCGACGCGCGGCGTGTGCGGCGTGATCGGCGCTGGGGGGAGCCCGGAGATGGTCCTCGACTGGCGCACCGTGCTCAACGGCCGGACGGTGACGGGCATCATCGCTGGCGACAGCGTGCCGGACCTCTTCCTCCCCGAGCTCGTCGCCCTCTACCGCGCCGGTCGCTTCCCGGTCGACTCGCTCATCGAGTACTTCCCGTTCGAGGACATCAACGCCGCGCTCGAGGCGAGCGAGGCCGGGCGGGTCGTGAAGCCGGTCCTGACCTTCTGA